The Impatiens glandulifera chromosome 3, dImpGla2.1, whole genome shotgun sequence genome contains a region encoding:
- the LOC124929453 gene encoding squalene synthase 2 — protein sequence MGSLGAILRHPDDFYPLLKLKMAMRHAEKQIPQEPHWGFCYSMLHKVSRSFALVIQQLDTDLRNAVCIFYLVLRALDTVEDDTSIDTEVKVPILLAFHRHISDPGWHFSCGTNHYKVLMDEFHHVTKAFLELEKSYQEAIEDITLRMGEGMAKFICKEVETIEDYDEYCHYVAGLVGLGLSKLFHASGTEDLASDYLSNSMGLFLQKVNIIRDYLEDINEIPKSRMFWPREIWSKYVDKLEDLKEKENSDKAVQCLNDMVTNALIHAEDCLKYMKNLKSPAIFRFCAIPQIMAIGTIAICYNNIEVFRGVVKMRRGLTAKVIDRTNTMEDVYGAFYDFSGMLNAKVDKNDPNAIKTLNRIETIQKVCQESGTLNKRKSYIISNGPMNSSTVILILFAVVAMLFAYLSANRAANM from the exons ATGGGGAGTTTGGGTGCGATTTTGAGGCATCCGGATGATTTCTATCCATTGTTGAAGCTCAAAATGGCGATGAGGCATGCCGAAAAGCAGATCCCTCAGGAACCTCACTGGGGATTCTGTTACTCCATGCTCCACAAGGTTTCTCGTAGTTTTGCTCTCGTGATTCAGCAGCTTGATACTGACCTCCGTAACGCT GTTTGCATTTTCTATTTGGTTCTTCGGGCCCTTGACACTGTTG AGGATGATACAAGCATAGATACAGAGGTCAAAGTGCCTATTTTGTTGGCATTTCATCGTCATATATCTGACCCTGGCTGGCATTTTTCAT GTGGGACAAATCATTACAAGGTTCTGATGGATGAATTTCATCATGTTACCAAAGCTTTTCTAGAGCTTGAGAAAAG TTATCAGGAGGCTATTGAAGATATTACCTTGAGGATGGGTGAAGGAATGGCTAAATTTATATGCAAGGAG GTAGAGACCATTGAAGATTATGATGAATACTGCCACTATGTGGCAGGTCTTGTGGGGTTAGGGTTGTCAAAACTTTTCCATGCCTCTGGGACAGAGGATTTGGCATCAGATTATCTTTCCAATTCAATGGGTCTATTTCTTCAG AAAGTAAACATTATACGAGATTATCTGGAGGATATAAATGAGATACCAAAGTCTCGCATGTTTTGGCCTCGTGAAATCTGGAGTAAATATGTCGACAAACTTGAG GATTTGAAAGAAAAGGAGAATTCCGACAAGGCTGTGCAATGCTTGAATGACATGGTTACAAATGCTTTGATACATGCCGAAGATTGTCTTAAATACATGAAAAATCTTAAAAGTCCTGCTATCTTCAGGTTTTGTGCTATACCGCAG ATTATGGCAATTGGTACCATTGCTATATGCTATAACAACATTGAAGTCTTCCGGGGCGTTGTGAAGATGAGACGTG GTCTAACTGCTAAGGTTATAGATCGAACAAATACAATGGAAGACGTCTATGGTGCTTTCTACGACTTCTCTGGGATGCTGAACGCAAAG GTGGACAAGAATGATCCAAATGCCATAAAAACATTGAACAGGATAGAGACAATTCAGAAAGTTTGCCAAGAGTCTGGTACACTGAACAAAAG GAAGTCTTACATAATCAGCAACGGTCCAATGAATAGTTCAACTGTG ATATTGATATTGTTTGCTGTAGTTGCGATGCTTTTCGCATATCTATCGGCAAATAGAGCTGCTAATATGT AA
- the LOC124932024 gene encoding D-ribulose kinase isoform X1 — translation MTLFSLLEDVPITLRPSIASISIDGTSATTIILDSVSEEPLCRPFLYNENCSDALATVKSIAPLNHTVCSGTSTLCKLVYWWTSTNTDKRSAVLLHQADWLLWLLHGKLGVTDYNNALKVGYDPELEKYPNWLLSQPYSQMLPSVQAPGTIIGPLKEGIRNKYGFSKECAVCTGTTDSIAAFLAARATEPGKAVTSLGSTLAIKLLSINRIEDARFGVYSHRLDDKWLVGGASNTGGAVLKQLFTDEQLTNLSEHINPLEASPLDYYPLQAVGERFPVADPDLEPRLNPRPESDVEYLHGILESIARIEAKGYRLLKELGATEVEEVFTAGGGAKNKQWIKIRERVLGLPVKPALQTEAAYGAALLAFKGWDTNKIN, via the exons ATGACTCTTTTCTCACTTCTCGAGGATGTCCCTATTACTCTACGCCCTTCAATTGCCTCAATCTCTATAGACGGGACTTCAGCAACAACTATAATCCTAGACAG TGTATCAGAAGAACCACTTTGTAGACCTTTCCTCTACAATGAGAATTGCTCGGATGCTTTAGCGACTGTCAAATCAATCGCGCCTTTGAATCACACAGTTTGTTCTGGCACCTCTACCCTGTGTAAACTTGTATACTGGTGGACATCCACTAACACAGACAAAAGATCTGCAGTGTTGTTGCACCAGGCAGATTGGTTGCTGTGGCTTCTTCATGGAAAGCTTGGGGTGACTGATTATAATAATGCATTGAAG GTTGGCTATGACCCTGAGCTTGAGAAATACCCTAACTGGCTGCTGTCTCAGCCATATTCACAAATGTTGCCATCAGTACAGGCTCCTGGGACTATTATTGGTCCTTTAAAGGAAGGGATTAGAAACAAATATG GTTTCTCAAAAGAATGTGCCGTCTGCACTGGGACTACTGATAGCATAGCTGCTTTTCTTGCAGCGCGAGCCACAGAACCTGGAAAAGCT GTCACATCTCTTGGTTCAACACTTGCTATAAAACTACTAAGCATTAATAGGATTGAAGATGCGAGATTTGGAGTGTACAGCCATCGTCTGGATGATAAATGGCTTGTTGGAGGTGCTTCAAACACAGGTGGAGCAGTtcttaaacaattatttacagaTGAGCAATTGACCAACTTAAGTGAGCATATTAATCCTCTGGAAGCATCTCCACTAGACTATTATCCTCTGCAAGCTGTTGGTGAAAGATTTCCTGTTGCAGATCCTGATTTGGAGCCCAG GTTGAATCCCCGTCCAGAGAGTGATGTTGAATACTTGCATGGTATACTTGAATCGATTGCTCGTATAGAG GCAAAAGGGTATAGATTATTGAAGGAACTTGGGGCAACAGAAGTTGAAGAAGTGTTTACTGCAGGAGGTGGTGCAAAGAATAAGCAATGGATAAAGATAAGAGAAAGAGTTCTTGGTTTGCCTGTTAAACCAGCACTTCAGACTGAAGCTGCTTATGGAGCTGCTCTCTTGGCATTCAAAGGATGGGATACaaacaaaattaactaa
- the LOC124932024 gene encoding D-ribulose kinase isoform X2 yields the protein MLPHLQRHPAASWPLILRPQFPKSRKLKPTIMSFASRKGEEDMNLKVDRLLYLGLDFGTSGARFALIDKAGDVIAEGKRAYPLIMSKDAVDWVSSWKMTLFSLLEDVPITLRPSIASISIDGTSATTIILDSVSEEPLCRPFLYNENCSDALATVKSIAPLNHTVCSGTSTLCKLVYWWTSTNTDKRSAVLLHQADWLLWLLHGKLGVTDYNNALKVGYDPELEKYPNWLLSQPYSQMLPSVQAPGTIIGPLKEGIRNKYGFSKECAVCTGTTDSIAAFLAARATEPGKAVTSLGSTLAIKLLSINRIEDARFGVYSHRLDDKWLVGGASNTGGAVLKQLFTDEQLTNLSEHINPLEASPLDYYPLQAVGERFPVADPDLEPRLNPRPESDVEYLHGILESIARIEAKGYRLLKELGATEVEEVFTAGGGAKNKQWIKIRERVLGLPVKPALQTEAAYGAALLAFKGWDTNKIN from the exons ATGTTGCCCCATCTTCAACGTCATCCTGCTGCTAGCTGGCCGCTGATTCTCCGACCACAGTTTCCTAAATCTC GTAAATTGAAACCAACAATCATGTCATTTGCTAGCAGAAAAGGTGAAGAAGATATGAATCTTAAAGTTGATCGGCTGCTATATCTTGGTTTGGATTTTGGTACATCTGGAGCTAGGTTTGCTCTCATTGATAAGGCTGGGGATGTTATTGCAGAAGGGAAACGGGCATACCCTCTTATTATG AGCAAAGATGCAGTGGATTGGGTGAGCTCATGGAAGATGACTCTTTTCTCACTTCTCGAGGATGTCCCTATTACTCTACGCCCTTCAATTGCCTCAATCTCTATAGACGGGACTTCAGCAACAACTATAATCCTAGACAG TGTATCAGAAGAACCACTTTGTAGACCTTTCCTCTACAATGAGAATTGCTCGGATGCTTTAGCGACTGTCAAATCAATCGCGCCTTTGAATCACACAGTTTGTTCTGGCACCTCTACCCTGTGTAAACTTGTATACTGGTGGACATCCACTAACACAGACAAAAGATCTGCAGTGTTGTTGCACCAGGCAGATTGGTTGCTGTGGCTTCTTCATGGAAAGCTTGGGGTGACTGATTATAATAATGCATTGAAG GTTGGCTATGACCCTGAGCTTGAGAAATACCCTAACTGGCTGCTGTCTCAGCCATATTCACAAATGTTGCCATCAGTACAGGCTCCTGGGACTATTATTGGTCCTTTAAAGGAAGGGATTAGAAACAAATATG GTTTCTCAAAAGAATGTGCCGTCTGCACTGGGACTACTGATAGCATAGCTGCTTTTCTTGCAGCGCGAGCCACAGAACCTGGAAAAGCT GTCACATCTCTTGGTTCAACACTTGCTATAAAACTACTAAGCATTAATAGGATTGAAGATGCGAGATTTGGAGTGTACAGCCATCGTCTGGATGATAAATGGCTTGTTGGAGGTGCTTCAAACACAGGTGGAGCAGTtcttaaacaattatttacagaTGAGCAATTGACCAACTTAAGTGAGCATATTAATCCTCTGGAAGCATCTCCACTAGACTATTATCCTCTGCAAGCTGTTGGTGAAAGATTTCCTGTTGCAGATCCTGATTTGGAGCCCAG GTTGAATCCCCGTCCAGAGAGTGATGTTGAATACTTGCATGGTATACTTGAATCGATTGCTCGTATAGAG GCAAAAGGGTATAGATTATTGAAGGAACTTGGGGCAACAGAAGTTGAAGAAGTGTTTACTGCAGGAGGTGGTGCAAAGAATAAGCAATGGATAAAGATAAGAGAAAGAGTTCTTGGTTTGCCTGTTAAACCAGCACTTCAGACTGAAGCTGCTTATGGAGCTGCTCTCTTGGCATTCAAAGGATGGGATACaaacaaaattaactaa